In Hydractinia symbiolongicarpus strain clone_291-10 chromosome 4, HSymV2.1, whole genome shotgun sequence, the following proteins share a genomic window:
- the LOC130642092 gene encoding protein SCO1 homolog, mitochondrial-like isoform X1, translating into MSLFVRRRAFQVLISRPCQHISQSKLFSEQVRGQLSCQCRSYVTSPRFATLQKYVSVHQLFTKRALASKASSKRGPVTWASLVAFLLTGGSIVWYVRRLKEEKEIAKEKERTKSIGMASIGGPFELVDTNGKTVTDKDIFGKWVLLYFGFCHCPDICPDQLEKMTEIVSRINNMPGLPDIQPIFITVDPYRDTAEHIKEYIKDFHPSMIGLTGTEEQVKKVCKAYRVYYSSGPKDEDEDYIVDHTIIMYLLTPEGNFTEYFGQNRTIEEVVGAISTKMVLSRKKN; encoded by the exons atgtcgtTGTTTGTGAGGAGAAGAGCTTTTCAAGTACTGATATCTCGACCATGTCAACACATATCTCAAAGCAAACTTTTCTCTGAACAGGTTAGAGGACAG TTATCCTGTCAATGCAGATCATATGTCACATCGCCTCGATTTGCCACACTACAGAAATATGTATCAGTGCATCAGCTTTTTACTAAACGAGCACTAGCCTCTAAAGCCTCGTCCAAACGAGGTCCAGTCACGTGGGCTTCTTTAGTTGCGTTTTTATTGACTGGTGGAAGTATCGTTTGGTATGTGCGGCGTTtaaaagaagagaaagaaaTAG cAAAAGAAAAAGAGCGTACTAAATCCATCGGTATGGCTTCAATTGGTGGACCTTTTGAACTTGTTGACACGAATGGAAAAACCGTGACAGATAAAGATATTTTTGGGAAATGGGTTTTACTCTACTTTGGATTTTGTCATTGTCCTGACATATGTCCAGATCAGTTAGAAAAGATGACGGAGATAGTCAGTCGAATCA ATAATATGCCAGGATTACCCGATATTCAACCGATATTTATCACAGTTGATCCATATCGAGACACTGCCGAGCACATAAAAGAATACATTAAAG attTCCATCCGTCCATGATTGGTTTAACCGGTACCGAAGAACAAGTAAAGAAGGTTTGCAAAGCATATCGGGTATATTATTCTTCTGGCCCAAAAGACGAAGATGAGGATTACATT gtcGATCATACTATTATTATGTACTTGTTAACTCCTGAAGGTAATTTCACAGAATATTTCGGACAAAATCGTACAATTGAAGAAGTTGTAGGCGCTATCAGCACGAAGATGGTGTTATCAAGAAAGAAAAactaa
- the LOC130642092 gene encoding protein SCO1 homolog, mitochondrial-like isoform X2, whose product MSLFVRRRAFQVLISRPCQHISQSKLFSEQLSCQCRSYVTSPRFATLQKYVSVHQLFTKRALASKASSKRGPVTWASLVAFLLTGGSIVWYVRRLKEEKEIAKEKERTKSIGMASIGGPFELVDTNGKTVTDKDIFGKWVLLYFGFCHCPDICPDQLEKMTEIVSRINNMPGLPDIQPIFITVDPYRDTAEHIKEYIKDFHPSMIGLTGTEEQVKKVCKAYRVYYSSGPKDEDEDYIVDHTIIMYLLTPEGNFTEYFGQNRTIEEVVGAISTKMVLSRKKN is encoded by the exons atgtcgtTGTTTGTGAGGAGAAGAGCTTTTCAAGTACTGATATCTCGACCATGTCAACACATATCTCAAAGCAAACTTTTCTCTGAACAG TTATCCTGTCAATGCAGATCATATGTCACATCGCCTCGATTTGCCACACTACAGAAATATGTATCAGTGCATCAGCTTTTTACTAAACGAGCACTAGCCTCTAAAGCCTCGTCCAAACGAGGTCCAGTCACGTGGGCTTCTTTAGTTGCGTTTTTATTGACTGGTGGAAGTATCGTTTGGTATGTGCGGCGTTtaaaagaagagaaagaaaTAG cAAAAGAAAAAGAGCGTACTAAATCCATCGGTATGGCTTCAATTGGTGGACCTTTTGAACTTGTTGACACGAATGGAAAAACCGTGACAGATAAAGATATTTTTGGGAAATGGGTTTTACTCTACTTTGGATTTTGTCATTGTCCTGACATATGTCCAGATCAGTTAGAAAAGATGACGGAGATAGTCAGTCGAATCA ATAATATGCCAGGATTACCCGATATTCAACCGATATTTATCACAGTTGATCCATATCGAGACACTGCCGAGCACATAAAAGAATACATTAAAG attTCCATCCGTCCATGATTGGTTTAACCGGTACCGAAGAACAAGTAAAGAAGGTTTGCAAAGCATATCGGGTATATTATTCTTCTGGCCCAAAAGACGAAGATGAGGATTACATT gtcGATCATACTATTATTATGTACTTGTTAACTCCTGAAGGTAATTTCACAGAATATTTCGGACAAAATCGTACAATTGAAGAAGTTGTAGGCGCTATCAGCACGAAGATGGTGTTATCAAGAAAGAAAAactaa
- the LOC130642096 gene encoding uncharacterized protein LOC130642096, with amino-acid sequence MENAIAKNGSKSVERKSATYTTASASKTSAILQNGSRSVDTKYATFIIVSATMDSAIAKNGSKSVERKSATYITASASKTSAILQNGLRSVDTKYATFITASATMDSAIAKNGSKSVERKSATYTTASASKMSAI; translated from the coding sequence ATGGAAAATGCTATAGCAAAAAATGGTTCCAAATCTGTGGAAAGAAAATCTGCAACTTACACAACAGCTTCTGCTTCAAAAACATCTGCTATCTTACAAAATGGTTCAAGATCTGTGGACACAAAGTATGCAACCTTCATCATAGTTTCTGCTACCATGGACAGTGCTATAGCAAAAAATGGTTCCAAATCTGTGGAAAGAAAATCTGCAACTTACATAACAGCTTCTGCTTCAAAAACGTCTGCTATCTTACAAAATGGTTTAAGATCTGTGGACACAAAGTATGCAACCTTCATCACAGCTTCTGCTACCATGGACAGTGCTATAGCAAAAAATGGTTCCAAATCTGTGGAAAGAAAATCTGCAACTTACACAACAGCTTCTGCTTCAAAAATGTCTGCTATCTAA
- the LOC130642094 gene encoding mitochondrial coenzyme A diphosphatase NUDT8-like has protein sequence MRRGLYGAFHKSMVNKVVECVTLKSLTCHNGFYTGCVPPHLSEELIREQFFENENKLKLFQRFLEVNSDIKIPAKEAAASVFMPLCIVDNHLSLLYTIRTSNLPTHKGKVCFPGGLASSADTSLVDAALREAYEELGISKHQIDIWGLSAEYPDQSLRYNVKAVLGNLGKLDLKTLNINKKEVNEVFTLPIHHLLNVRNHGYTTYKFGVTMPVFLNSHQNIWGLTAILTDSLLTAAFPHLHKKIFEQFDAELVLNPSH, from the exons ATGAGGAGAGGTTTATATGGTGCTTTTCATAAATCCATGGTGAATAAAGTAGTTGAGTGTGTTACACTAAAATCTTTAACTTGTCATAATGGGTTTTATACTGGCTGTGTTCCACCACATCTATCCGAAGAGTTGATAAGAGAGCAGTTTTTTGAGAATGAAAACAAACTGAAATTATTTCAGCGTTTTCTGGAGGTCAATTCAGATATAAAAATACCAGCAAAAGAAGCCGCTGCTAGTGTTTTCATGCCACTATGCATTGTAGATAATCATTTATCACTTCTTTATACCATTCGTACATCAAACTTGCCTACACACAAAGGAAAAGTATG TTTTCCAGGTGGCTTGGCCAGCTCAGCTGATACATCCTTAGTTGATGCTGCCCTTCGAGAAGCATATGAAGAATTAGGCATCAGTAAACACCAGATTGATATCTGGGGATTATCTGCTGAATACCCAGACCAA tcACTTAGATATAATGTTAAAGCAGTCCTTGGAAATCTGGGAAAGTTAGAtctaaaaacattaaatattaataaaaaagag GTTAACGAAGTTTTCACTTTGCCAATACATCATCTATTGAATGTGAGAAACCATGGTTACACAACATACAAATTCGGTGTAACAATGCCAGTGTTTTTAAACTCACATCAGAACATTTGGGGATTAACAGCTATTCTGACTGATTCACTGCTTACTGCTGCATTTCCTCatcttcataaaaaaatattcgagCAGTTCGATGCTGAACTTGTTTTAAATCCCTCacattaa
- the LOC130642093 gene encoding mitochondrial coenzyme A diphosphatase NUDT8-like, with the protein MKKYLYAALHKSMLRQVVKCVRQRSSTCYNGFCTSCVPPHLSEELIRKQFFENKNKMKLLQDFQVVNSKIKMKPKETTASVLMPLCIVDNQISLLYTICSSNLPTQKGQVCFPGGMVSSVDSSLLDAALRETEEELGINMRDVSVWGFSADYPEQLLRYNVRAYLGYLGMVDFNTLNINKTEVNEVFALPIQHLMNAKNQRYTIYRFGIKMPVLLNSHKNIWGLTAVFTDALLTAAFPHHHDKIFQQFDVEAFLNASHSFFIH; encoded by the exons atgaaaaaatatttatatgctGCTTTACATAAATCCATGCTGCGTCAAGTGGTTAAATGTGTTAGACAGAGATCTTCAACTTGTTATAATGGGTTTTGTACCAGCTGCGTTCCACCACATCTATCCGAAGAGTTGATAAGAAAGCAGTTTTTTGAGAATAAGAACAAGATGAAATTATTACAAGATTTTCAAGTGGTcaattctaaaataaaaatgaaacctAAAGAAACCACTGCTAGTGTTCTCATGCCACTATGCATTGTAGATAATCAAATATCACTTCTGTATACTATTTGTTCATCAAACTTACCAACACAAAAAGGACAAGTATG TTTTCCTGGTGGTATGGTGAGCTCAGTTGATTCGTCCTTACTTGATGCTGCACTCAGAGAAACAGAGGAAGAATTAGGCATCAATATGCGGGATGTTAGTGTTTGGGGATTCTCTGCTGATTACCCAGAACAA TTACTGAGGTACAATGTTAGAGCATATCTTGGATATTTGGGAATGGTAGATTTCAACACACTGAATATCAATAAAACAGAG GTTAATGAAGTTTTTGCTTTACCAATACAGCATCTGATGAACGCAAAAAATCAACGATATACAATATACCGATTTGGTATAAAAATGCCGGTACTTCTTAATTCACATAAGAACATTTGGGGTTTAACAGCTGTTTTTACAGATGCCTTACTTACTGCTGCGTTTCCTCATCATCATGATAAGATATTTCAGCAGTTTGATGTGGaagcctttttaaatgcttcacATTCATTTTTCAttcattaa
- the LOC130642088 gene encoding uncharacterized protein LOC130642088, whose translation MAIIDTIKSILSVKLKPRHDTYTDQFSRIFLVKVLMISALLVGLNWYNEKADCIIPAKLGLDGKFAAQACWINGFYVYEEIRSHANEVGFYGIPRNARFDGRYQEGELCEVGGDQANRNRACMPMKKTFFLQYQYMTFVMAILAMFYYMPYAIFRLVNQDIASLKGSLKDSTADVIVNTYFNYQVNTVSKLRGRILGNLGVKVIYIVVNVAAFIILDGILNGVFRSYGPAWMNWSKLNNTMAYDYMGKRNYPKPGNELLPTFGFCEVFEIAKDVLHTKINRHKIVCELSQHILYQYVFIILWFAMVFGIVVSVIGLLVQIVGHLVTVLCFQKAGNHARQMYNALTLRECEYLEFIRRKNVPVYGQVIEKLKKDRLGGLTTKQSSFVDDNHNGKNA comes from the exons ATGGCCATCATCGACACTATAAAATCTATTTTGTCGGTAAAACTCAAACCGAGGCACGACACTTATACAGATCAATTTTCCCGAATATTTCTCGTTAAAGTCTTAATGATCAGTGCTTTGCTCGTCGGTTTAAATTGGTACAACGAAAAAGCAGATTGTATCATTCCAGCTAAATTAGGTCTAGATGGCAAATTCGCAGCTCAAGCATGTTGGATCAACGGATTTTACGTTTACGAAGAAATCAGATCGCATGCAAACGAGGTGGGATTTTATGGTATACCCAGAAATGCAAGGTTTGATGGCAGGTATCAGGAAGGAGAACTTTGTGAAGTTGGGGGTGACCAGGCTAATCGTAACAGAGCCTGTATGCCTatgaagaaaactttttttctgcaaTATCAGTACATGACGTTTGTAATGGCAATACTTGCAATGTTCTACTACATGCCATACGCCATTTTCAGATTGGTTAATCAAGACATTGCCTCGCTCAAAGGATCACTTAAAG atTCAACTGCTGACGTCATTGTCAACACTTACTTTAACTATCAAGTCAACACAGTATCTAAACTTCGAGGACGTATCCTTGGTAACCTTGGCGTCAAAGTTATCTACATCGTCGTCAACGTTGCAGCTTTTATAATCCTTGACGGAATTCTTAATGGCGTATTTCGATCTTATGGGCCTGCATGGATGAACTGGTCGAAGTTAAATAATACGATGGCGTATGATTACATGG GTAAGAGAAACTACCCAAAGCCTGGAAACGAGCTGCTTCCAACATTTGGCTTCTGTGAGGTCTTCGAAATTGCTAAAGATGTCCTTCACACAAAAATTAACAGACACAAAATCGTGTGCGAGCTGAGTCAACATATTTTGTACCAATACGTGTTCATCATTTTGTGGTTTGCAATGGTGTTTGGGATTGTGGTTTCTGTGATTGGATTATTGGTACAAATTGTTGGTCACTTAGTCACTGTTCTCTGCTTCCAGAAGGCTGGAAACCATGCTAG ACAAATGTACAATGCATTGACTCTACGTGAATGCGAATATCTAGAGTTCATACGTCGAAAGAACGTTCCAGTTTATGGTCAAGTCATTGAAAAACTGAAGAAGGACCGTTTAGGCGGCTTG ACAACAAAACAATCCTCATTCGTTGATGACAACCACAATGGTAAAAACGCATAG